Below is a window of Humulus lupulus chromosome 2, drHumLupu1.1, whole genome shotgun sequence DNA.
tttgttaataattttagaaatccaaatttattattaatttatcactAATTTTATAATTATGGTTTATGTTGTTCACTAATTTTGTAATGTTGTAATTAATATATCACTAATAAAATTAAGCTAAGGAGCCACCTCACCCAGGCTAAAAGGCGAATAGACGAGATCATGGCTCAACTACCTCCTCCTACGACTGACGAGtatgtcgaaaagaggcaaagtgggtcccacatATCTCGGCTCCATAGAGACAATCGACCCAACATGAGTCGTTCTGTCAACACCGAGCTCCTTGCCTTCTGAACGAACTCCTAGAAACAATCCTCCTTCTAATAATCGCAGAAATGAACAAGCGACTCACACTCGCAGAAATCAGCCTAGTCAGACAGAGCAAGCTGAGACCGCATCGAGAAGGGCGGAGGTCCCTTTGAATCCACCAGCACCTCAACCAGCAGCTCAGATACAAAGAAACAACTATATGTTGTCACCAACTCAGGAAATGGGAGTGGATCATGGATGAACTAATCTAGTCCGTCCAAATGGGACACGAATTTCTTCACTAATAAGGCATCCTCTCTCACCTATACGTCATCCAACACCACCATGCCCATAGAAGAATGCTTCTGGTCACGGAAATGAAAGGAGACATTCTATACCCGTAAGAGAGACGTATGTCCTGCGACCTCGTGGGAATAATCAAGCCCCGTGAACTCAGCCGCAAGCAGTAAGCTTCATGAATGGTAGTTATTGGACGGAGAGCCATCATGGAGGCAGAGTTGGGAGTGTACACAACACACCCTCCCAGAGACATGAGAGCATCTTGAGAAATCAGTTGAGCTCCGCCCAAAGTTTGCGTGCCAATACCCAATCTGATCTATGTGAACATATAAGCATGCAAAGAGGATAATCATCTCGTTACAATGATCTGAGTTACACTCAAACGAAGGGAGATCTGTCAATCTTGCACGATAATGGGAACGTCCCACCTAACCGAGCTTCgtcttggagggacaataacccatataATGCACAAGATAGAATGGGAGTTGGTAGCCAGTTTccaaatcattttttttctaaatttaaaataaaaacttaatataaaaatacttttaaaatatgattttttttgtttaatgaaGATTGGGTACCATGTATAAATCAGACGTTTTAAATGACAAAATTATCCTACCATAATGTATTCATGAAGATAATCATGAGGTGTGTAATGTAAAAACCACATGTGGATCTTTGTTCGGTTAAAAATCAGGAATAATAGATAGCATTGTTTCttgaaaggaaaaatatatatttatatatgtggtGATTGTACTGGATCAATTTTAGTGGTTTCTTCAAATAACCATCATAAAAACTCAACAAATGTTCAATGTAGGTGATCAAAAATAGCCCTTAGTAATCATATATACCTGAGTCTTGCAACGTCACAAATTCCACTACCAATAATATTGATCAATAATATTCCTTCTAACAAACTAAAAGAATAAAGAAATTTGGATTAGAAGCTTGACAGTGAACGAAAAGAAAAAGCTATAACCGATTGACAAACGTGTATGGTGTATTGAATATGACATCTTTAGAGAAGTTCTTGTACACAAAGTCCCAACTTGCAATAGCTTCTGTGGCATCTTATTATAAAAGCAGCGTCTTTTCTGTTACAAGAGTAACTTTTTCAGCTTCCAATTCATGGAGTATTGACCTAATAGATAGCCTCAACTCTTCATTCTTAATTTCACCGCATTATGCCAAGAACTCCAATTACATTTTCTGttaataatacatgacataaataAACCCTTCTTGGGAAGTTTGATGTTCTTACTAATGAACTGCTTGCTATTAGGGAAAGTATTCGACTTGCCATGAATTTTGGTGTTTCCTTATCTATTATTGAGGCTGACTTGTTACTGGCGGTGAAAGCTATCCCTTGCTCCCAGCTATGTTTTGTTGTAGCTTCTATTGTGAATGAATAATGGGATATTGAATTGAACTTTAATATACTCAAACACACCTAATACCAATTAACAGATATCAATTGGACGCATTATCAAAATTGTTTACTCCATTTATAAACCTTTtatatcaaaagaaagaaaatttaataaattaaaattggtATGAATTTCTAACATATACAAGTTCTATAAAATCTTGGGCAGCTTTATATTCAGTGAATATGGAACTTCACTAAGATAACGGCTACTCCACCCTTTCTAAATTTATAATATGAACAGTGCTATAAGGAATATCAAATAAGTtcctaataaatatttttatgcaAATTTTATTGACAATTCCTATATAGTACAATGATGTTTCTATTGCTTTTTTCATGCCatgtttttattttcctttaattaAAATCTTTCTTCTTTCTATACAAATTTTGTAGTAAAGAAAGCAACAAAGGGTGGAAAAGACTTCTTTAAAATATTCTTTCTTTCCATTTAGTTTAAAGTTTTGGCAGTCTTTTTAATTCTTGACACACTCAAGAAGCAACAAAACAAAAACGTAATAACAACAAACAATTATAACAACTTCGGAAAACTTGGTTGATGATAACATTCTGGTATTTTAAACGGATTGCATGAAATATTAATTATgggacaaaaaaataaaaaaaattgtatctgGTCTGCTCTATAAAAAAGAGTAGTATTACTAAAACCAACATATAAACTCAGTTCAGAACTCCAAAGTTACATACACAAGCAGTCCAAAAGGGTAACACATGGAAAAAACACTTAACTTCCAAGTCCAAATGAGTGCACCAGAGATAATCCAGCCAGAGAAACTGGGACCAAGAGAAACCAAATACTTATCAAACATTGACGACCAAATTGGCCTAAGAAACCACATACCCTTTGTCCAATTCTATCTCCCAAGCAAAGCAATGCAGGGCCATGACCCTGCAGTGCTGATAAAACTGGCCTTGTCTAAGGCTCTCGTTTACTACTACCCTATGGCTGGGCGGCTCAGGAATTCTGACAATGGTAAGCTCGTTGTGGATTGTAATGGTGAAGGTGTGATCTTTCGCGAGGCTGATGCGGATGTCAAGTTAGCTGAGCTGCGTGAAGTTGATGGCGGGTTGAGGCCACCGTTTCCTCAGTTTGATAAGCTGTTATTTGATGACATTTGGGGAAGCAACTCGATCAGTGATTCTCCTTTGCTTCGCATACAGGTTTGTAATGGCTATGACCAGGATTTCATCTGTATTGCATTTCTCTTTGGCCGTTGCAACTTAAGTTTGCCTTACTCCACCCCACTTCTATCCATAATACATGTACGTCTTCAGTTCATATACGAATTTGACTGTACTTGATAAAAAAGATGACAGTTCAAGATCATCACTGTACACAAGAAAGATAAATGTAAATATATGCTAAGATCACTTGTGTAATTCTTAGTATCGGATGTGTAATATCTATGTTGCATTGCAGGTAACAAGACTTGCCTGCGGAGGCTTTGTCCTGGCATACACATTCAACCACTGCATATGCGATGCTTATGGTGCATTCATGTTCATGCAAGTTGTATCAGAGTTCTGCAGAATTCCCAACAGAACATCTCCTTCCTCTTTACCATCTTGGGGAAGAGAACTTCTGAAACCCCGTTCGCCTCCCATTATTTCCTACCCTCATTCTGAATACGACAGTTCTCCCCACAGTCCCAACATCACTTTCACTGAGACACAATTCAAACAATTTGCTCAAACATCAGTATTTCTCTCTCGCACTGACATATTACTTCTGAAGAGCCAAATTCCTGACCAGAAACTTCCAACCTTCGATGCAGTTGCTGCATGCTTATGGAGGGCTAGAACTCGAACCCTCCTCAGCCCCAAATCCACAACAAGACTTCTTTTTCCAATTGACACCCGTTTTCGATACAAGCCATTGCTTCCCAATGGTTACTATGGGAGTGCTGTGGTTTTCCCCTGTGCCATTACAGAGGCAGCCAAACTCATTGAGAAACCATTGCCTTATGCTGCAAGTTTGATCTCAGCAGTGAAACAGGGGGTCACTGGGGATGAGTATCGAGCTTCAGTTTTGGATTTCATCGAGGCCAATGAGCACAGAGGGTTCTGTGCTGAAGGAGCATTTGTGGTTTCAGACATGACTCGTTTGAGATTCACCGATGTGGATTTTGGTTGGGGCCAAGCTGTATATGGGGGACCAGCAAGAGCTGGTACTGGCTTGGTTCCTATAATGGTTACTTCTCTTATAACTCATAAGAATGACAAGGGCGTTGAAGGAGTGCTGGCTCTGGTTTCTTTGCCTCTAGAATTAATGGAGAGGTTCCACAAAGAGATAAggaaagaaattaataattttgTTCCTTCAAGCTTCATTTCTTCTGCACTGTAAGGAACATATAAATCCATGGAAGTTCTACCAAAACAAAGAGGGATTATAGGACAAATTCCACCATCGCAATATCACAACATATGTAGTGATCAAGATCTAGTCCTCATTTAGTACTGTGTTCCAAGTTTGAATTCGATGATCAAATTTGGCTATCCTTAGAAAACTAAATCAGTCACTTGTTATGCTACATTATTTTTACTGTAATCACCATGCTTGTAATTTTGTACAACATCGTTTGTTAAATGGACCACCAGTTTGCTTAAAAATGGCCTTATGAAAAGAATGGTTCAAGTGTGTGTAAGCAGATAGAATGGTTGTTTGATTAGTAGCATCCTCCACAATAACACATTCTCGATTTATGGTATTATTTTCTGTCGACTCGAAGCAGCTAGCTTCATGAACCAGTTCTAATCTTGATGTCTGGGAATCAAATAATAGAAATTTCTTTCTCAAGCAAGATTTATTTGCCATTGGATGTTTGTCTACAGAAGCTACAGTTAAAATGCAAGTATAGAAATATGATCATAAATTTCAGGAAAGCAGGACTATTTTAACAACAATAATCTATTGACATGTGATCTTTTAATCCAATAATATAAATCAAAGAGtataaaattaaatatgagagaccTAACAAAGATGAAAACAAATTATCTCGACAAATAACTGGCATAAGCCAGGTGATATCATAAATATGATCAAAATCAGGTATTGATAACAAAACTGTGGCATCTAAGTTCCTTTCAACCTGAATCTACATATGAATTAAGAGTATGCATGAACCATCAATCAACTCAATAGGTTATTCTCTTTTTTCACAAAATGTGATAAAGCAAtttggtttgtttgttttttaagGGGCTATTTGGTTTGTTATCAACAGCCATAAATTATGGTACTCAAGTGATTTTACATAAATTGTGGTCACAAACCAGAAAGGCTCCCAATAATAGTCAACATTACATGTTCATTCCGATGGATTCAAAGGTAAACTTACGCTACAATTCATAGTAGGAAGTACAGAAACAATTCCCCTGCCGGCTGATTGCATGTAATCAAAAATTGAAAAGATGAAGCCTCCACAACCAATACATACAATATTGTGGAGAAAGAGCCAATTCTTGATTTCTGTGATCCTAACAAGCTGCCACAATTCAATAGTGGATGAAATGAAACAAGAAGCAGACAATAATAAAGAGATTTCCACAACATCCCGTTGGGCTCAAATCAAGCAGCAAGGACAAAGTTTGATTCATACCTAATCTACTGATGTAAATTTACAGTCATTCTGGTCATTGTGCTACTGAACAAGGTGGTCCTTGATTTAAAGGAGATGAAGCCATCTGCATCCTGCAAATTTCACAATAAATTTCAGCCGTGCACCATAAGTACTCTTCTAAGCAATGGCAATATGGAAAACATACATAGGTTTGTTGTCTGTTCATACAAAGCACACATGAATATGCAACTCACATAGGTCAACCACTTGGGTTATGCGAAAGCTAAGCAGGTATAGAGGGATAGCAATCAAGAGTGAGTTTACTAAAAAGAAATAACACAAGCTACCATCTATTTCTCTTTCCAAGCATTAACATTCAAAACAGCATCAATAGGTAGAGCACGGTACATAAAATACATAAGATTTTGAGATGATTCTGAGCACCACAGGGGCAGACAAAATAGAGTTATCAACTCATTGCAATTATACAAACAGATGTTGCTTCCATAATTTCATTACAGCTAAAGGGAAGAATATAATAAACGCTCTTAAAACACTTCCTACTATGTTTGGTCAGTATTAACACAAAGAGTGTTTATGCTCAACCAAAAAAAACAGTAAAAATGaactgaaaaaataaataaataataataaattaaaagcatacttctcttttttttcttttctctgtcTTCTTAATCAGGCATTTTTTTCTTATCAAACAAAATAAGAGGTCCAAAAACTAGATAATGCACCAAATATCTCACTCTAACATTACTTTCACATATCCAGTGGTACAATACACAAATAATACAACCACGTTAACATCAATTATGAGCTAAAGCAAATTCCATTTTAGCTTCTTAGCGATTGACCAAATAAGTCATACAAGAGAGAGAAGTTTAACCAAAAAAGAAAGTATTTTTGTAGCATTTCAACATATCAAATACACAAAAAATAGGTGAGATGCACAAAAGAGAATAAATTTTATGCTGAAGTGAAATTAAAAAATTGAGACATTTAAGCGATCATAAATCAAAGAGATTTGTAATGCTAAAACTGACCAAGTACTCACATCATCAACAAAATCATAGAAGTTGGTTACAAAACAAATTGTATATTGAAATTAATTTgagaaatagaaaaataaaactcACTGGGCACCAGTGCACAATCTTTTATTAGCCTTCTTCTTGTTCTTACGCCGCTTTTTTGAAGAACTTGCACTAACATTCACAGAATTTGCAGCTTCCGCATGCACAAATTCAATTGGTAAATTGGTCCCTTGAGAAGTTGGAAGACCGGTTGCTTCTAAAGAAGTTCCAAGTTTTGCTATTTTGAAATTATGCTTCATCGAAACATCTCCAGAGTACAAATTCGGAAGAGCCTTAGTTGGTGGAACAATACTATCAGAAATTGTTGGAGCATTAGCTACAGGCAGAGCAATTTCAACTCCGGCATCATTTCTAGATAAAACTCCTGAACTTTGCACCTTGTTCATCAACAAAGGTGCACTGCTGCTATTTTGAATGTTATCACGAGCATCAACTTTATTCAATGCCGCATATAGTTTGACTTTAGATTTAATGATGTCATAAAGAACCTTCCTCATTCCAGAATCACCTGCAATATCTTCAATAGTCAACAACAAGAGCACACGTGCAAACATAAACACCTCATCATATACATACTGTTctccaaaaaaaataataattattcgtATAGTATCAGTAACAATACCTAAAAGTGACAAAATAGCAACACGAGCTGCCAATTGTTCAGCCTCTTTCTTATTTTTGCCAACACTGCCAGTATAGAAAACATCATTGAAAACCAAAGAAGATTTGAAAACTGGAAGCAACCCGTCAGGCTTAATGGTGTTATAAGTGGGCATCTTCATATTCATCTTGGTAGCAAATTCATTCAAGATAGACTTGCAAAACACAGTGTCCTGAAAGATTAATTTAGTACAATTATTACTTGAATAGTGAGCAACATCAAGAACCACACAACTTTTATAGTACTTGAAGCTTTCTGTATTTTGGAAAAATGCTTCTGATTTAATCGTGAGATGAGTACATACATATATAAAGTATGTAGTACATATTGCCTAAAATATCTGCTGTAAATTAGGACCTAGATAATACACAAATCTGACTAATATAAAATATCAATATTTTAGGAAACTAATCCCACAGAATCAGCTATACAGTGATACAGCTAATCACACGCCTAGGTTATTATTCTACAATCCCCTCAAGCTAGGCAATATGTGTTCTCCAATCCAAGTATAGCACTTAGTTTGGTGAGAATGGGCCGAAACAAAGCTTTAGTTAGGATGTCTGCTTGTTGTCTAGATGGAACATAGTTGAGTGAGATTGTCTTGCTTTCAATTTTCTATTTGATGAAATGTTTGTCAATCTCCACATGTTTAGTCCAATCATGATGGACCGAATTCTTGGCAATTGCAATTGTTGACAGGTTGTCACGCATGATCTTGATAGAATCTAAAGTTTCGATCTTAAGTTCGTTCACCAGTCATCAGAACCAAATTCCTTGTCACATGCCCAAGGCTAATGCACGAAACTCAGCCTGAGCACTACTAAGTGCTACCACTGCTTGCTTTTTGCAGCGCCATATCACTAGATGCCCCAAATAGATGAGCAGTACCCCGATGTGGATTTTCGGTTACAAGGAGATCCAACCCAATCAGCATCAGTATTGAAGATAGATTTATTAAggaaatcaaataaaaataaaaatcaaatcattATGATTTGATTACAGCTGTAGGatctttatatacatatatactttCATTGTTTATAAGATTTAGTTTATTCTGTACAGCCTATAAATATACActatttttctcaaaatcaatatacaaGAATTATTCTCTCATAATATCTTTACATGGTATCATAGCCATAAggttctctcttttttttctttttcacatGTTGCCTTGTTCTTCTTCTCCGTTAATGGCCACTAGCAACGCAGCCTCCTCTCAGAACAGTGAGCCCCTTGGCTCTCTTCAAACCTCAGATGCAATTGCAGTCCCTCTGCCTGATGCTCAAGAAATCTTCTCATCTTTTTTGTCGTCGCTACCAAAAGGACTCACTGGAGCTCGCTGTACTAGGCAATACTTAGTTTCCATTGGCGACCCCCATCATCCGCAACCAACAATCATTGAAGGCCAACCTATTCACCGCCTCGACGATAGAGAATCTTCTGTCCTCGTACAACCTTCTTAATCACTCACTTGCACCCTTTGGGAACAATCTAGGTTCATGTTCTGTTGCATATTCTTGTAATCTCTATTCTGCCCTAATCTCTTCGGTAGGCTCTCAAGTACCATGGATAATTGATTCGGGTGCTTCCGACCATATGACAGGTTTTGGTCATTTATTTGACTCCTACACTTCGTGATCTAATGTTCATATTGTCGATGGTACTTTATCTTCTGTTGCAGACATAGACACCATTAGATTATCTACTAGGCTTCTCCTTAAATTAGTTATTCATGTTCATTCATTGACGTGTAATTTGATTTCTATTAGGAAACTGACTTTTGATAATCACTGTGTTTCTAAGTTTGTGTCCAATTCTTGTCAATTTCAGGAACTATCATCGAGGAGGACGATTGACAGTGCTAGGATTCATGATGGACTTTATTTCTTTCAGACTCAATATTCTATAAGACACCAATCTCATATATCTAGTTCTGCTTCTGTTTCTAATTCTAGCAAAATAATGTTGTGGCATTATAGACTTGGTCACCCAAGTTTTCCTTACAACGTTTGTTTCCATCATTATTCACTAATTTAAGTTATGTTTCTTTCCGACGTGATATTGCTAAGCACACACGGACCTCTTTTCCTCAAGGATCCTATACTTCAACAACTTTATTCTCCCTAATCCATAGTGTCAATATGGGGACCCTCCCAAAACGCGGGTTCATAACTTTTATTGATGATCACACACGTATCATTTGGGTATATCTCCTTCAACAGAAATTTGAGGCATTTCAAGTCTTTCAGAAATTTTGCTGCATGATTCAGACCAAAATCTGTATACCACGTACGGATAATGGTCACCTGTCATGTGGTCAGATGCACCCGAGTCAACAATCCAAGACGAGGGGAGGATTTAATTGCATGTAGTGTCGAATTGTTGGAGCTTTGTGTGGGATTATTGGCCTTTTGTATGAGTTGCTGGAGAAATTCTAATTGTTCCTTTTTGAAAGGTGCATAATTACCATGTTGAGATGCTTCAGAAAAGGCAGGCTTTCCGTGTAACTTCTGTAGTTTGTGTGAATAATActtctgtttaccgagtttttcggaaacgaataactaacagaataataaaaagataagaactgtagaaatactgaaatgtagctaaacaaacagtgtttttacgtggttcaggcgttaacaagccctagtccacgagtcgatgttattatacttggaaaagattacagtaagatggctggtgcataagaacttcacacactcacaatgtttctctcgggttctcttgaagaagatgaagctagagagattttagtagagtttttgctatctgatttttttcgtttttcttcttgtaaaatgaaggggtctttatagctagggttttggattagggtttttctctacgtacacgagtcttaattacaccagccataaatagggatacaattactgtagtagcatggctacaagactctatgtgggtatatttacgtgaaagtatggggaacacacaaagtcagccgtcttttccaagttgtcagcggaacagtaggcgaaaaggtacccttaggcgtgctgggatgtgtgcggctttgacctgacgggcgtgtcaggcgggatcctgtgtcaggcggatatcattccaaatatgcctcctccaggactcgaccgtttggctttgttccgtgcgaggcacggaactgcttccgcggagaccactcgaagagcttctcctggaaggagcttccccgaaggataccccttcgggagtccgggagagttgacgagtttccgtattgtgtttgcttggaa
It encodes the following:
- the LOC133814815 gene encoding benzyl alcohol O-benzoyltransferase-like; this encodes MEKTLNFQVQMSAPEIIQPEKLGPRETKYLSNIDDQIGLRNHIPFVQFYLPSKAMQGHDPAVLIKLALSKALVYYYPMAGRLRNSDNGKLVVDCNGEGVIFREADADVKLAELREVDGGLRPPFPQFDKLLFDDIWGSNSISDSPLLRIQVTRLACGGFVLAYTFNHCICDAYGAFMFMQVVSEFCRIPNRTSPSSLPSWGRELLKPRSPPIISYPHSEYDSSPHSPNITFTETQFKQFAQTSVFLSRTDILLLKSQIPDQKLPTFDAVAACLWRARTRTLLSPKSTTRLLFPIDTRFRYKPLLPNGYYGSAVVFPCAITEAAKLIEKPLPYAASLISAVKQGVTGDEYRASVLDFIEANEHRGFCAEGAFVVSDMTRLRFTDVDFGWGQAVYGGPARAGTGLVPIMVTSLITHKNDKGVEGVLALVSLPLELMERFHKEIRKEINNFVPSSFISSAL
- the LOC133818598 gene encoding uncharacterized protein LOC133818598; protein product: MAQPPAPAPALATDSVPVTASALSESLAVVKEETLVGNAFFAIESTQTHTTAPAPAVSSAYFQPPPVLPQVSSSSRAGEAQPPAPAPATASVSITASLPQVSSSPRQPEQLMHKNRLQEFTHKTNIPLPIYQTINEGYQHMPKFRSTVIVNGASYTSSDTFSTRKAAEQNVAELALKSIAKETMVNEGLPTKEMVDEGLPLIHEDTVFCKSILNEFATKMNMKMPTYNTIKPDGLLPVFKSSLVFNDVFYTGSVGKNKKEAEQLAARVAILSLLGDSGMRKVLYDIIKSKVKLYAALNKVDARDNIQNSSSAPLLMNKVQSSGVLSRNDAGVEIALPVANAPTISDSIVPPTKALPNLYSGDVSMKHNFKIAKLGTSLEATGLPTSQGTNLPIEFVHAEAANSVNVSASSSKKRRKNKKKANKRLCTGAQMQMASSPLNQGPPCSVAQ